One genomic segment of Hydra vulgaris chromosome 14, alternate assembly HydraT2T_AEP includes these proteins:
- the LOC136091058 gene encoding torsin-1A-like yields MVLELKQLNVFDLNSKEKIFVFIYILECDDVNFINGPSNLKQNLDKNVFGQDFAIERVANAVRSHFKNKDPKAPLVMSFHGPTGTGKSFVSKLVAESLFKNGINSEFVHHKIAVQEYIDNTQHSLTKFKTELSDFIVKSVKLCKRSLFIIEEFNSLPEGLADVLTPFLDYHDKVGDQDYRKSTFIFISNVGAYMLIDRFVNHYKNNKTRETIPLKNIANDLPTIAYNTYGGFKNSKIISKALIGFYIPFIPLERKHVKQCAEKELRNSNIEVNNFNLESVADEMIYDPNKYYSMHGCKSVQIKVAALF; encoded by the exons ATGGTTTTAGAACTCAAACA actcaatgtttttgatttgaactcaaaagagaaaatatttgtttttatttatattttagagtgCGATGATGTAAACTTTATCAACGGACCTtcaaatttgaaacaaaacttagataaaaatgtttttggccAGGATTTCGCCATTGAACGTGTTGCAAATGCTGTTAGatctcattttaaaaataaagatccaAAAGCACCTTTGGTTATGTCTTTTCACGGACCGACTGGAACTGGTAAAAGTTTTGTGTCAAAGTTAGTTGCCGAGTCTTTATTCAAAAATGGCATCAATAGTGAATTTGTTCATCATAAAATTGCAGTACAAGAATATATAGATAACACGCAGCATTCATTGACGAAGTTCAAAACTGAATTATCTGATTTCATTGTAAAAAGTGTAAAGTTATGTAAGCGCTCATTATTCATCATTGAAGAATTTAACAGTTTGCCAGAAGGTCTTGCTGACGTCTTGACTCCATTTTTGGACTATCACGATAAAGTTGGTGATCAAGATTATCGGAaaagtacatttatttttataagcaatGTTGGTGCTTACATGTTAATCGATCGTTTTGTTaatcattacaaaaataataaaactagagagacaatacctttaaaaaatattgcaaatgatCTACCTACTATTGCTTATAATACATATGGTGGATTTAAAAACtccaaaattatttcaaaagcaTTAATAGGTTTCTATATTCCCTTTATACCTTTGGAGAGGAAACATGTTAAGCAATGTGCagaaaaagaattaagaaattCTAATATAGAAGTCAACAATTTCAATTTGGAATCCGTTGCTGATGAAATGATTTACGATCCGAATAAATATTATTCGATGCACGGCTGTAAATCAGTTCAAATTAAAGTGGCTGCTTTGTTCTAA